The Mycobacterium paragordonae genome includes a region encoding these proteins:
- the pknB gene encoding Stk1 family PASTA domain-containing Ser/Thr kinase, which produces MTTPRHLSDRYELGDILGFGGMSEVHLARDLRLHRDVAVKVLRADLARDPSFYLRFRREAQNAAALNHPAIVAVYDTGEAETAAGPLPYIVMEYVDGVTLRDIVHTDGPMTPKRAIEVIADACQALNFSHQNGIIHRDVKPANIMISSTNAVKVMDFGIARAIADGGNSVTQTAAVIGTAQYLSPEQARGDSVDARSDVYSLGCVLYEMLTGEPPFTGDSPVSVAYQHVREDPIPPSERHEGISADLDAVVLKALAKNPENRYQTAAEMRADLVRVHNGEAPEAPKVLTGAERKAFMSSSGGGHGGPRTDPLPRQNFDDSDRDRGAGSVGRWVAVVAVLAVLTIVVTIAINTFGGNTRSVQVPDVRGQTSADAIVALQNKGFKTRTQQKPDSQIPPDHVISTDPVANASVGAGDEITVNVSTGPEQREVPDVSSLTYSEAVKKLTAAGFNKFKQSNSPSTPELLGKVVATNPPANQTSAITNVITIIVGSGPETKQIPDVTGQTVDVAQKNLSVYGFTKVTQTQVDSPRPAGEVIGTNPAKGETQPIDTVIELQVSKGNQFIMPDVSGMFWTDAEPRLRALGWTGVLDKGPDVDAGGNLHNKVVSQSPSAGTGVNRDGVITLKFGQ; this is translated from the coding sequence ATGACCACCCCTCGGCATCTGTCCGACCGCTACGAACTGGGCGACATCCTCGGCTTCGGAGGCATGTCCGAAGTTCACCTCGCCCGTGACTTGCGGTTACACCGCGACGTCGCGGTCAAGGTGCTGCGCGCTGACCTGGCCCGCGACCCCAGCTTCTATCTGCGGTTCCGGCGGGAGGCGCAGAACGCCGCGGCGCTGAACCACCCCGCGATCGTCGCGGTGTACGACACCGGCGAGGCGGAAACGGCCGCGGGCCCGTTGCCGTACATCGTCATGGAGTACGTCGACGGCGTCACGCTGCGCGACATCGTGCACACCGACGGGCCGATGACACCCAAGCGGGCGATCGAGGTGATCGCCGACGCCTGCCAGGCATTGAACTTCAGCCACCAGAACGGCATCATCCACCGCGACGTGAAGCCCGCCAACATCATGATCAGCTCCACCAACGCGGTGAAGGTGATGGACTTCGGCATCGCCCGGGCGATCGCCGACGGCGGCAACAGCGTCACCCAGACCGCCGCGGTGATCGGCACCGCGCAGTATCTCTCGCCCGAGCAGGCCCGCGGCGATTCCGTCGACGCCCGCTCCGACGTCTACTCGCTGGGCTGTGTGCTCTACGAAATGCTCACCGGGGAACCACCTTTCACCGGTGACTCGCCGGTGTCCGTCGCGTACCAGCATGTGCGGGAAGACCCCATCCCGCCCTCGGAGCGTCACGAAGGAATCTCCGCCGACCTCGACGCGGTCGTGCTCAAAGCGCTGGCCAAGAACCCGGAGAACCGGTACCAGACCGCGGCGGAGATGCGGGCGGACCTGGTGAGGGTGCACAACGGCGAAGCGCCGGAGGCGCCGAAGGTACTCACCGGCGCGGAGCGCAAGGCATTCATGTCGTCCTCGGGCGGGGGCCACGGCGGTCCGCGCACCGACCCGCTGCCCCGGCAGAACTTCGACGACTCCGACCGGGACCGCGGCGCCGGTTCGGTGGGGCGGTGGGTCGCCGTCGTCGCCGTGTTGGCGGTGTTGACGATCGTCGTGACCATCGCGATCAACACGTTCGGCGGCAACACCCGCAGCGTCCAGGTTCCCGATGTGCGGGGCCAGACGTCCGCCGACGCGATCGTCGCGCTCCAGAACAAGGGCTTCAAGACCCGTACCCAGCAGAAGCCGGACTCCCAGATCCCGCCCGATCACGTCATCAGCACCGATCCGGTCGCGAATGCCTCGGTGGGAGCCGGCGACGAGATCACGGTCAATGTCTCCACCGGGCCGGAGCAGCGCGAAGTGCCGGACGTGTCCTCGTTGACCTACTCCGAGGCGGTCAAGAAGCTCACCGCGGCCGGGTTCAACAAGTTCAAGCAGTCCAACTCACCGTCGACCCCGGAATTACTGGGCAAGGTCGTCGCGACCAACCCGCCGGCCAACCAGACCTCGGCCATCACCAACGTCATCACGATCATCGTGGGCTCGGGTCCGGAGACCAAGCAGATCCCCGACGTCACCGGACAGACCGTCGACGTCGCGCAGAAGAACCTGAGCGTCTACGGCTTCACCAAGGTCACCCAGACTCAGGTGGACAGCCCGCGCCCGGCCGGCGAAGTGATCGGTACCAACCCGGCCAAAGGCGAGACGCAGCCGATTGACACCGTCATCGAACTGCAGGTCTCCAAGGGTAATCAGTTCATCATGCCCGACGTGTCGGGCATGTTCTGGACCGACGCCGAGCCGCGGCTACGGGCGCTGGGCTGGACCGGAGTGCTGGACAAGGGACCCGACGTCGACGCCGGTGGCAACCTGCACAACAAGGTGGTCTCGCAGAGCCCGTCAGCCGGCACCGGTGTGAACCGGGACGGCGTGATCACGCTGAAGTTCGGTCAGTAG